One window from the genome of Enterococcus haemoperoxidus ATCC BAA-382 encodes:
- a CDS encoding MSCRAMM family protein translates to QIIKQDDTKKRLAGAKYTVKNAAGAQVGSGQTNANGVYTLGNLPTGKYTVTETAAPTGHVAAPVEGNNRTVDVVRNQTASLTFTNNRQGRIKIKKVDKESKAVLSGAEYRVTDSQGKVVVTSVKTGSDGTVTTGYLPAGNYRIHESAAPANYELASPLSVVVTVKMGETTPEVLFENQRQKGGLQIIKQDEEKKYRKLSGAIFDIASDDKGQNILYKNQKTDGSGKISIPAIATGTYYIRETAPPPGYQIIEKGWIPVTVVHGKTTTYQVENRPTRLHLRQVVLNQNDALVVPSTGYFKLEQFAGSNTVNTYQFVTGSTVKNKPAEITKELFTTVRISVGIDKLRIIDLVPEYYMYRGAIATETDTDLEEKHSFDHTSEIVKADPIVDYSKSSEYWVTVFVEPKMGTTSNGEKEKEPRPYSWDYKTNELGRLTQVK, encoded by the coding sequence CAAATCATCAAGCAAGACGACACGAAAAAACGATTAGCCGGGGCAAAATATACAGTGAAGAACGCCGCTGGAGCCCAAGTAGGAAGTGGACAAACCAATGCGAATGGTGTGTATACATTAGGGAATTTACCGACAGGTAAATACACGGTAACCGAAACGGCAGCGCCAACAGGACACGTAGCGGCGCCAGTAGAAGGAAATAATCGAACTGTAGACGTGGTGAGGAATCAAACGGCAAGTCTGACGTTTACAAATAATCGCCAAGGGCGAATCAAGATCAAGAAGGTAGACAAAGAAAGTAAGGCAGTTTTGTCAGGAGCGGAGTACCGAGTAACGGATAGTCAAGGTAAGGTAGTAGTAACGAGTGTGAAGACAGGAAGCGATGGGACGGTGACAACGGGCTACTTACCAGCAGGAAATTATCGAATTCACGAAAGTGCAGCGCCAGCAAACTATGAATTAGCGAGCCCGTTAAGTGTTGTAGTGACGGTGAAAATGGGAGAAACAACCCCAGAGGTGTTGTTTGAGAACCAACGTCAAAAAGGCGGGCTGCAAATCATCAAGCAAGACGAAGAGAAAAAATATAGGAAATTGTCAGGAGCTATTTTTGATATTGCAAGTGACGATAAAGGTCAAAATATCCTGTATAAAAATCAAAAAACGGATGGATCAGGAAAAATATCTATTCCAGCTATTGCAACGGGTACGTATTATATCAGAGAAACAGCTCCACCACCTGGTTATCAGATAATCGAAAAAGGTTGGATACCAGTAACTGTAGTTCACGGAAAAACAACCACATATCAAGTTGAGAACAGGCCTACTCGGTTGCATTTACGACAAGTCGTACTAAATCAGAATGACGCTTTAGTAGTTCCTAGCACAGGTTATTTCAAACTGGAGCAATTCGCAGGTTCTAACACAGTCAATACGTACCAATTCGTTACTGGTTCGACTGTGAAGAATAAACCAGCAGAGATTACAAAAGAATTGTTTACAACAGTAAGAATTTCCGTTGGCATAGATAAACTTCGGATTATTGATTTAGTACCTGAATATTATATGTATCGTGGAGCCATTGCAACAGAAACTGATACAGATTTAGAAGAAAAACATTCTTTTGATCATACTTCTGAGATAGTAAAAGCTGATCCTATTGTAGATTATAGTAAGTCAAGTGAATATTGGGTAACTGTTTTTGTCGAACCAAAAATGGGAACAACCTCTAATGGTGAAAAAGAAAAAGAGCCTCGACCGTATAGTTGGGACTATAAAACAAATGAACTAGGTCGATTGACTCAAGTGAAGTAG
- a CDS encoding DUF5067 domain-containing protein: MKKKLIGLAILGCCLLLAGCNSKNESESKKKKTDHEKIAKKEVSENNYASADNSFAVNNENFISPDFEAKLTGSSVVSGDDNATYLVVFYTFTNKTNVFKSGQEVFEKYLQANQASNKNEMETLFIDHPELSEQIKKLSDESTKEQEQGKAIPMATVYKTVSDKDLRLDFLDAEGSTIVSKNYLIKLD; encoded by the coding sequence ATGAAAAAGAAACTTATTGGATTGGCAATTCTTGGATGCTGCCTATTGTTAGCAGGATGTAACTCAAAAAATGAGAGTGAATCTAAGAAAAAAAAAACAGATCATGAAAAAATTGCAAAAAAAGAAGTATCTGAAAATAATTATGCCTCAGCAGACAATTCATTTGCTGTAAATAATGAAAACTTTATCAGCCCAGACTTTGAAGCAAAGCTTACAGGATCAAGTGTTGTTAGTGGAGACGATAATGCAACGTACCTCGTAGTTTTTTATACCTTTACTAATAAAACAAATGTCTTTAAATCAGGACAAGAAGTATTTGAAAAGTATTTGCAAGCTAACCAAGCATCAAATAAAAATGAGATGGAAACGTTATTTATAGATCATCCAGAACTTAGTGAACAGATTAAAAAACTTTCAGATGAATCTACAAAAGAACAAGAGCAAGGGAAAGCAATTCCTATGGCTACAGTTTATAAAACAGTTTCAGATAAAGACTTAAGATTAGATTTTTTAGATGCTGAAGGATCAACCATAGTATCAAAAAATTATTTGATTAAACTAGATTAG